The segment TTGGGTCTGAACCAGGCTCTGGCCTGGATCCTGCTCCCCAACGTGTCCAGAGGTGGTGGCCACGGCCTGGAAGAGCCCACGAGATCCAGTGGGCCTAGGTGCAGTCTGGCCTGCCCTTCCCTGGGCATCCACTCCCAGTTCTGCCGTGAGCAGGGCTCCCTCAGCTGCTCCTTGCATGGCCACTGCAGTGACCGCCCCCCAACCTTGCAGCAGTGTTTATGCGGCCCCCGCTCCCACACACACCTCCTGGTTAGAGCCCCCATGGCCTGGAGGCTGTGCAGCCCCACCCCGGGGGGACCCGACCCTGAGGGACAGGTGCCTCTGAGAGCCATGCGGATACCCCCAGGTGCGgccctgccttctccccaaggcATCCTCCCACTGGCCAGAGCCTGTCCAGTGCCTGCTGCCCCgggccccctccacacacaccccatgcAGCAAGGGGCGGCAGGTGCCTCACCTGTATAGCCGATCTTCTCAAAGCTGAGCAGGCTGAAGATACCATTGTAGAGCTGCATCTCTCTGCGGTGGCTCTGGTCCATCTCATCTAGGATCTCCATCAGCTCGTTACCCGTCTTGGTGGGGTGGGCACAAGCGGCCTCATGTACTGTCAATTCATGGAAGGGGCCGTGCCACGGGCAGCCAATGCGCTTGTACTTGCACTGGGTCACCCTGGGGAAGGCGAGCGCTGGTCACAGCTTGGCCCGACTCCCCCACACCACCCTCGTTTGAGGTGAGTACACACACCCCTGCGGCAGGCCTGGCGGGCACTGGCTATCCCTGCACTACCTGTCCTGGCATTCCTCCTTCTGGTGCCTCTCCAGGAGGGAGCGGGGGAACTGGCGCAGACAGAAGCCGCACTCGCACGGCAGCTCGCTCACGGCCTTCTCCACAGCCAGGTTGCGGCAGCAGAGGCTCTTACTGATCTCGCAGCGGCAGTTGGGGCACGTGGCCTGCTCCTCCTTCAGCCGGGCATCTGCTAGTAGGTGGATAAAACAGCCAGCGCACATCAAGTGACCGTTAGTGCACTgcggagaaggaaaggaaggtgaGCCGCAGACCTGTGTGTCCGCTCGCGCCTGCTGGCCTCAATGTGCTTCTGTGGACAGTGCCCAGTACAGGGCCACCCATGCCACAAGGGGACGTGCCAGGGTGGCCCTTGGGCTCCTCAGGGAGGCCACCGGTCTGCACATGGCCTTGCTGCCTTGGGGCTGGGCCTCTCCAGGTGTACACGATGGTGGTCCTGGCCAGGAGCTGctgcaggagggatggaggggacaGATGCTGCCTCCACAGGTGAGGTGGGCACAGCTTGTCCCGGGCCTCTCGGAGGCGACTGGGAGGTACACTGCTCAGGACAGGGGCCTCTGAAGCCTGACCTGCGGCTCTGCCTGTTCAGAGCTGGCCTGTCCCAAAGCATGGGAGCAGGGACAGCTGCATGTCCTCGCGCCTGATAGACACAAGGGTTTCCATCTGAGAGCACCTCACAGTGGCCACTCCAGACAGCCCTTGGCCATGAGGTCCCTGGCATTCCCCTGGTGTAGGAGCCAGGGGGACAGAGCCATGCAGGAGAAACTGGCCCCCATACACGCGGAGGAACAGAGGATGTGCTCAGGCCACTGAGCAGAGGCCGTAGCTCACCTCCGCTGCCAGAGCCCTGTGGATGCTGCACGCAGACCCGCCCGCTCACAAGGGGAGAAGAGGACCACTCAGTGTGCTCACATTCCTAAAAGTgactgccaggcaagcaccccagCTTTGGTCTGTCTTCAAGGAGACCaatccccctcccagccccttgcAGCTCTGGGGCTCTCCCACAAGCTCCCAGGCCAGCCCCCAGTCCTAGGAGGACTTTGGGTGGCCAGGCCGGGCAGAGGCTCAGGTCTGACTGGGAGCTGTAGGATCACTGGCCCTTTGGCTCACACAGCCCCCCAGACCAGACACCCCACCTCAGCACCTGAGGGACAGGCATAATCTAGGGGGACCCAGTCGAAGGGTCACAGCAAGGCTGCTACCACCAGAATAGTCTCCCCACTGCAGCCTCTGGAAGACAAGTGCTGGTGGCAgtgtgctgtgtgcagggcagtgACAGGCCAAGCAAACCCAGACAAGTGACCAGCAGTGCCCCAGCCAGGAGAtgcctggtggggtgggggtgagaaagCAAGGTCAGCTGGGAAGAagccctcccttcatccctgggGTCCCCATCCCGTCGTTCCCTCACCCCCACTGAAGGAACCCTATAATGTGTCTTCACTtctgggtcagacctggcaaagGTGTGTTTACAATACTTAACCGCTTACACAGCCACAATGGGCAACTGTACCCCAGGTCCTGGCCTTTGAGAGCCTCTCCCCACTCTGGGCAACAAGCCGTAGCACACAGCCTGGAACCTGGGGTCCTGTGAGCAGCCACCCCGAAGCATAGCTGGGGACTGTCCATCTCCAGGATGTGCAtcctgcacccccaggcccagtcaagagtcacccctgaccCTTTTATCCAGGGAGTAGGGAGCACAGCAACCAAGTTGCACAGCGGGTCCAGATGAAGATGGGACTCTTAATCTTCAAATCCTACATCACCCTGAGAGCCAGAACCCACTAGAACACAGAAACCAAGTACTTCCTAGGTGAAACgtcaacccccaccccaatccttcATTGACAAGTTTCTCACCCAGCCAAGAATCCAGAAATGTCAACTGCCTGCCCTGGTGAATCTGGGAAGTGGATGAAGTGTCAGGAGGCACCTCAGCTCTGTGGTGGACTAAGCCCCCTTGAAAAGAGTCTGGACAAGACATGAGGGAGGGACCACAGGGCCATGTCATTAGCCGGGGACCCTGCCGAGGCAGAGCCTATGACCAGCATAGCTGCCAGCCCAGCCTGGTGACCACTGCCCTGGGTCTGGGCCTACACCCTGCGAATGAGGGTGCTACAGGCACAATGGAGCTCCCAAAGATGCAGTAGGGGCAAGGAGGGCACACACAGCTCAAAGAGTGAGCAGTGCCCACAGCCAAGGTCCAGACTACCAGGGGACCCAGTCAAACCCCGCCCCCCTCAACAGCAAGGCCAAGCCGTTCCCTGCAGACAGGCTGTGAAGAGGGAGGACATGGCAATCAAGGGAGCTGTCACATAgcaggagcccccccacccccacaggatCAGGCCTCTCATGGAGCACCTGCCTACCCAGAACTCCAGCAGAAGGTGGCCACATATCTTGCTGAGTCAGTCACCAAGGCCACACCTGACGCCCACACAGAACATCATAGCAGTCAGTGGGCCTGCCCTGTATGCCCAAAGAGGCTGATGGCCACTGGTGTGGGATCAAGGGTGCATATAGCAGCTGGCCTGTAGGCCAGGCACAGACATGGGGACAGCCTGCCTGGGCTCCAGTGTTCACTGCTGCCCAAGCCTTCCTGTCAGTATCCAAGTGAGGCTGGAGCCTGGAAGCAAGCCCCCAAGTCACTCTGTGCCCCCAGCCACACTCTGCAGCAAGGTCTGAGGAAGTCTCTGGCTTGCCCAATCTCCCTGGCTTTCATGCTAAGCACTGGtcagtggagtcaggccaagcTGCCAGCAAGAACTGAGCAGAATGTGCCACCTGCGTGAGGCTGGTGGCACCTGTCAGCCGAAGAACATAGCCCAGGCAGAGTAGGGGACCCATGTGTGCAGAGTCCAGATCCTACCAGGAACAAGCCCAGCTTTGATGCAGCCGGCAGGTCACTGCTGGGTCCCCCAGGACCTCCATGTCCCCAGTCCCACGTAAAGTCTAACGCTCAGGGCTTCGGCCCAGGTGGAGGGGTCAGAACTCGCATGTCCCAAGAAGTAGTGGCCAGCCCACCATGCCAGAGGGCTCTGACCTCCACTCAGCACCACTGCCCAGCTTCTTGCTTGCTTCCCTGGGCCCAGGGCAGCACTGGGCTCCTGGCACAGCTGGCCCCTggctgctctggctgccacagAGCCCGGTTTTCTATACTGGATAGACAGAACCAGTTCCCCTCACTTGCAGAGGAAACTGGAGAATCCCCCCATCATCCCTTCAAGGCCCCACGGAGGAAGACGAATCTCCAGCAGTCAGAGGGCCTAACCCCGCAGATGGGGTGAAGCTGGGAGGAGCACCCCAAGGCCTTCCCACAGCCCACAGGGAAGCTCTCATGGCCTCTCCTGCATGTCCCAGGCACCCCGACCCCCTTCGGTTTCTCAGAAACTTAAGGACAGGCCAGAGTGGGCTCAGGTGGTCAAGGTCTCACTCCCCAGGTCTGGCGGCCCGCGGCAAAGGAAAGGCCCGGGGAACCGCCTGGTGGTTACAGAGGCTCAGGCGCGGGCGCAGCAAGGCAGGGGAAGCCGAGACAAAGAAGCAACAGCCCAGACCAGGTCGACCTGGGCCAAGGGGCCTCCGGGCGCGGCGCACACTGGGCTGTCCCGGCCAGGCCCTGGCCTCATCCCGACCACCGGCCTTCTAGGTGCCGGGGGACGCGGCGGGGGTGTGGCTGCCGGGGGTCGAGGCCCGGCCCCAGTCGGCCGGAGGAGACGGGGTGGGCACAGCTGGAGAGAGGCCTCGGCGGGGCGGGAAGGGTCGCAGTGGGTCCGGGAGCTCCGAGCCGGCCACCCGTCCTGAGAGGAGGAGGGTCGCCGAGCGCCGGTGCCCGCCCCGCAGGAGGCCCgggccggggcggccggggcggggtcGGCCGGCGGCCCTACCTGGTACACGGAGGCCTTGGGCAGGTCCAGGCACACGGTGCAGCACAGGACCGAGTAGAGCCGCTCCTCCAGCTTCCcgctgcccgccgccgccgccgccgccgcctcggccgCCTCGGCCGCGCGCAGCCGCTTCTTGGGCGGCGCGTCGGGGTCGCCGGCCGCCTCCTGCAGCTGCCGGGCGCCGGCCAGGCCCGACTCGTCCGGgagcccgggccccgccgcctcgcccagcgccgccgccgccgccggccccgcggccgccccgggcccgggcccgaCCCCGGCTCCGGCTCCGCCCCCGGCGGGCACGGCGCCCGCGGGCCCCGCGGCCGGGCCGCCCCCGCCGGCCTCCTCGGCGCCGGACATCGCAGCCGGCCGGCCCGGCGGGCGGGCGCCGGCGCGCTCCCGAGGCTGGAGTTGGGGCCGCCGCGCGCTCCCGCCGCCCTCTCGCCGCCGCCGCGACCCCGCCGCCCCGCTCCCGGCGCCGCCGCCTCAGAGGGTCCGGCCCGCGCGTCGCCCCGCAGTCGCCGCGGCCACCGACCCCGGCGCAGCCGCCATCTTTGTTTTCGCTGCGCGCTCCCCAGCCGCCACCGCCACCGCCCCCTCGGCTTCGGGTCACGTGAGCCTCGCGGGACCAATGGGAGCGCCGCTTAGGGCCAGCCGGCGCGGCAGCCGAGCCAATGGGCGCGCGAGGGCCGCCCCTGCAGAAAGGGGAGGGACCGGGCGATCcccgtggtgggggtggggcgcgcACCTGGCGCCGAGaggtcccggggcggggggggggggggcggggagaagagaGGCGCTTCCGGTGCGGCCCGCCGGGGCCCTGCCAGATGCGAGTGGCTGGTACTGGGCTGTTGTGCGCCCAGGCCCTCGTGAAAGTGTGCAGGGCGCTCCAGAGGGCAGGGCTCAGTGCAAGAAATCATGCCGGCCACCTCCTTGGTCCTATGAGGGGTCCGTTGACCTTAGATGagcacgggggggagggggggaaggggggagggtgcTAGAGTCCCCGAATGTAAGCAGCTACTCCATCCAATTTCTTTTCCAAACCCTGGGGCAGGGCGCTGAAAGTCAGCCAGGGACTTAGGAAATCAGAATTTAAAGTATCAGGGTGGCCAGCCCTGGAAGGGGTTGTGTGCTTGGGGTAGCATAAGGGTGTAACAGCTGAGGTCCATTTTTTCCTACCCACCCCGTGAAGGTCACTGCCCCAATGGGCCACCAGCTAGGTGGCACAagattactcttagctctgaaGAATCCCAGGAGACCCAGGGCTCAGGAGTAGGGTGCCATTCCAGTCCAGGCTtccttctttttcagtttttgggcagtgcttaggagttattcctagctctgcattcagtatcactcctggtgggctcaggaccaTATCGGATGCAAGTAATCTAACCTTGATTCGGCAGTgggcaaggtgagtgccctccctactgtactatcccttagGCTGCCCTCTATCAGTGATGCAGCAGCAGGCTAGGATAGGGAAGCAGATGTGGtcctggaggtggggtggggcggggaggcccTATCCTGCCCACTCATTAATGGAGAGATTTCACATTCCTGCTGAATCCCTAAGATTTATTGGAGATAAAATCACCCTGTACCCCACAACAATATCATTCCTGGACCCAGGTCCCCAAACGTTCTGGGCTAGGTAAGCATCCATTCTCAGCAACTCAGCAGAGGAGCAGCTTCCACACACAGCCCTGGGCTGCACCCTGCAAGACGCTCCCTGTGGAGAGGGTCCCAGGCAAGGCACACGTGGGGAGTAGGCAAAGCTGCCCGCATCTGCAGCCATCACTCCCACTGCAGGTGCTGTGCTTGCAGGGCATGGTGGTAGGCCCAGCTGCCTGCGGCCAGGGTCCAGCGACACACGTCTTCCTTGGGCAGTGGAAGCAGGCTGTCCTGGTCCAGCCTGCTCAGGAGTCCTGCGGTGCCCAGCATCATGCCCCCCCACATACCGTAAGTGTTGGTGGTGAAAACAGCCACAATGAGGATGGTCActgccaccaccagcaccacagcCTGGCCTGCCACAGAGCGGGCCTCAGCACCCAGATGCCCGCCAGCCACTGCTAACACCATGCCTCCTCCCAGGAGCAGGTTGGCTGAGGAACGGTCCCCATTCACCCAGTGGAAGTCAAAGGCTATAAGGGGCAGGCCGATGACAGTGGCTACCCAGGATCCAGCAAGGCCGTCTTCGTCTGTGTCTAGCCCTGGGGTCAGCATAGTGGCAGCAGCCAAGGCTTGGAGCAGGAAGCCAGCAGCAGCCCCTCGGCTCGCCTGTGGACACAGGGCAGAGGGTGTGTGAAGAGGCCAGGCTTTCCTTCATGCGGGAAAGGGCTGGGGAGCTCCCAGGAGCCTGACTTCCAGACTCCCTCCCGCCACAGCCCCCTTTCTGGGATCCAGGGCCCGGCACGGGGATCCTCCTTGTTTTGGAGCGCAACCCACCTTGTCCCGCCCTCCCAAGGCACTCACCTGGGCAGTGCTCACAGCTGCGTGCAGAGACACCACtcccagcaccaggtgtgacagGGCCGTGCTCCAGTCGCCCCAAGTTTTGGGGGCCATGGCACCTCGGGGAACTGCAAGCTGCAGCCAAGGGGAAGAGTTGAAACCTCGCGGCGGCTCCGCTAAGCCCCAGCCTCCAGAACCCGGCTTCGACACGCTGGAATAGGCTCATCCAAAACTCCTCGCAGGCCCGAGGCCACAGGAGACAACTGTGGAGAAGAAGAGGGGAAGAATTCGGtcgagagcaggagagagaacttGGCGTGGGGCGGGGTGCTTGCGCGCGAGCCGAGCAGACGCGGGGCCGGAGGGACAGGGGTGCAGGCGCCACAGGCCTCGTCCCCTCGTCGGCGCCGTCTCCGTGCTCGGGACCCCGTCCGGAAGGGAAACAGGTGAGGGAATGTCCTCGGACGCCGCAGCACGGCTTGGCCCGCCGCGGTGCGGAGTAGGAGGCCTCAGGCCCACCACCGCTCCTGGCCGCGGACCAGCGAGAGGAGCGCCGGCTAGAGCGGCGAGGCGGGGCATAGGCGCAGGCGCGGAGACCAGGAACTGGGGCACTGACAGCTCTGGGAGCATCCGGTCCCTCCGAGGCGAgggctgtgggcggggcaggCCAGCGGGGTGTGTCCTCTGTGGGCGGGGCTTATGCGAGGCGGGCGGGGCAGCAGGCCAGGGTGTGGGAACAGGCCGGTCCACCGGCCTGGGGTCGGATCGTGGCTGTGAGGGGCGGAAGGAGATCCGGTTAAAGGGGAGGCTTCTCGGGAGAGAGGCTGGTATGGGGCAAGgatgggagaacctggcagggGGCGTTTGGCCCTCGTGCTGGACACGGAGAATTAGGAGAGTCGCGGGGTGGGGCTTGGCCGGTGCTGCCCGCGCCCGGTCTGCGAAGGAGGGCAGCGTAGCGCCGGGGACACCTGCCTCGCGCTCCCCTCTCCTGGGCTCCCTCCGCCCGCCGGGCCCGCGCGTGGGGGCGGCCGAGCATGCGCACCCGCTCTGCGGCGCGCGGGTGCGGAGTGCGGGCGCGGGGACGCGGGGCCCTctgccgccccgcgcccccatgTACGCCTTCTACTCGCTGCTCATCTATATCTTCTACAGCCTCTTCCGCAGGGATGGAGGCGCCGCGGCGGCTGCCCGCTCCGGGGACGCTGCGCAGGTGAGGGCTGGGGAAGGCCGCCGAGCAGCGCTCTCCGGCCCCGACGTTGGGAGGAGGTCGCGCCGGGACCCCGTCTCCCGGTTGATGCTGGATGCGCGGAGACTCGCAGGGAAGGACGGAGGGGGCGCCACGGGCCGCTGTTCTCTCAGGGTTCCCGCTCCCTCCCTAGAGTGCCCGCTGCAAGCCGGAGGGCCGCCGCCGCACCGACCACTCCCCGGCTGAGCTGTGGAGCGAGCTGACCGGCCTGGTGGGTAGGTGACGCCGGTGCGTGGGAACGCTACATCCCGGGAACTCAGCGTCCGGCCTGGCCAGGAAGGGGCCTGCAGGTGCCTAACGCAGCCTGCCTCCCACCCGTCCAGGCTGCTCGGAGTCGGAGGATGGGTCTGgaccgcgcgccgccgccgccgctgccgccgccgagCGCCGGCCGGCCGAGGTATCCCTGGAAGAGGCGCTAGTGCGCCTCGCAGAGTTTCTCTCCGTCCAGCTGGGGGCAGAAGAGAGCTGTGGGAACCCTCCGGACCTGAGCAAGGCGAGGAGCGGTGGGAGGTAGGAGGGGAGCGCATCGCCATCCACTGCCCTCCCGGTCTCCACTGACTCTGCTCTCCGACACAGCCCAGCGACATACCTCCGCTGTTGACAGTCACCGGTCAGCTTTTGGCCCTGCTGGCCTGGGTCCGGAGCCCTCGGTGGAGGCAGTCCACCCCAAGGGAGCAGACCCCCAAACCGGATGGTGCGTGAGTAGTCGGCTGAAAGGGGACAGGCCATAGGCATCGAGCTGCCCAGAATGCTAGCCCTGAGCCTGTGCACCCCACTCCAGGGCCCTCATCTCAGGAAGACGCTTCTTCCCCGGGTCCCGGAGATGAGGCCCAGGTGGAGGAGGAGCAGAGGGCTTGGCAGCGGCTGGAGCAGCTCATTCTTGGTCAGGTGAGGGGCCAGGAGGCAGCAGGGTCTGGGCGCATGCTGGACGGAGGTGCTCACCCTGTGCACATCCTTCATGCCCAGCTGGAAGAACTGAAGCAGCAACTGGACCTGCAGGAGGAGGAACTGGACCAGCTGCGCCTGGGCGTGGTGAGGAAGGAGCCTTCCCTGGGGCTGGGTCCCAAGTCAACAGGAGGCggggtggaaggtgggaggggggagctgATGCTGGGCTGAGTGTTTGCTCTCC is part of the Sorex araneus isolate mSorAra2 chromosome 2, mSorAra2.pri, whole genome shotgun sequence genome and harbors:
- the ZFTRAF1 gene encoding zinc finger TRAF-type-containing protein 1 isoform X2 produces the protein MSGAEEAGGGGPAAGPAGAVPAGGGAGAGVGPGPGAAAGPAAAAALGEAAGPGLPDESGLAGARQLQEAAGDPDAPPKKRLRAAEAAEAAAAAAAGSGKLEERLYSVLCCTVCLDLPKASVYQCTNGHLMCAGCFIHLLADARLKEEQATCPNCRCEISKSLCCRNLAVEKAVSELPCECGFCLRQFPRSLLERHQKEECQDRVTQCKYKRIGCPWHGPFHELTVHEAACAHPTKTGNELMEILDEMDQSHRREMQLYNGIFSLLSFEKIGYTGRGHHLWTRWGAGSRPEPGSDPRMKLTLGPPGRCSRHCPAHCGRPLSHAGSQSASHTWTGLGSVWASAA
- the ZFTRAF1 gene encoding zinc finger TRAF-type-containing protein 1 isoform X1, encoding MSGAEEAGGGGPAAGPAGAVPAGGGAGAGVGPGPGAAAGPAAAAALGEAAGPGLPDESGLAGARQLQEAAGDPDAPPKKRLRAAEAAEAAAAAAAGSGKLEERLYSVLCCTVCLDLPKASVYQCTNGHLMCAGCFIHLLADARLKEEQATCPNCRCEISKSLCCRNLAVEKAVSELPCECGFCLRQFPRSLLERHQKEECQDRVTQCKYKRIGCPWHGPFHELTVHEAACAHPTKTGNELMEILDEMDQSHRREMQLYNGIFSLLSFEKIGYTEVQFRPYRTDDFITRLYYETPRFTVLSQTWVLKARVNDSERNPSLSCKRTLSFQLLLKSKVTAPLECSFLLLKGPYDDVKISPVIYHFVFTNESNETDYVPLPIVDSVECNKLLAAKNINLRFFLFQMQK
- the TMEM276 gene encoding transmembrane protein 276, with amino-acid sequence MAPKTWGDWSTALSHLVLGVVSLHAAVSTAQASRGAAAGFLLQALAAATMLTPGLDTDEDGLAGSWVATVIGLPLIAFDFHWVNGDRSSANLLLGGGMVLAVAGGHLGAEARSVAGQAVVLVVAVTILIVAVFTTNTYGMWGGMMLGTAGLLSRLDQDSLLPLPKEDVCRWTLAAGSWAYHHALQAQHLQWE